In a genomic window of Diadema setosum chromosome 3, eeDiaSeto1, whole genome shotgun sequence:
- the LOC140226697 gene encoding uncharacterized protein, with the protein MLEVPALGRPMQLGMLYDCRDDTLIPGLRLWDTEVLNNNRDVRSQQRTHFDVIASDNINNKASALNIEASLKASFLGGLVEVSGSAEYINDKKTTSRQSRLALQYKTTTRSEELTMENLRKHNVQHPYIFDQGTGTHVVTGILYGTQAFFVFDRYLKNDESDQHVQGHVNAIIKKIPSFTMKGEGDLKLTENEKEEADKLQCKFYGDFSPKINLASFEEAVEISTKLQTRLGDNGEFAVPLTVGLYPLSKLDSKAATLFREISVNIIGQVQNILEGFDQWKMRCDDLVKNNVCTDFPKFTEKLDLFRKLLLEFKQGFQRKIARTLPKVRGGEAEELVLIDIISDCEKSPLHSRLVEHWLKCREKEMIIVKTFMKSLNSFTIIRSWEEMQELVFSVEHVVAFSFSSLGLEDDYLKVLSRFISTQTEESYTQQKEWFDTVATTKKMKMKVKQFKDFASVNSSSEETTFVIMGFDDGEESTAEGGSLFHYESGVLITKDFEPPGVPRKPVLETCHDSAILKWTAPETGLACIQSYLVKYRETSPTQDLEWREFNTDDTATLATIPELKPNITYEFSVAAICEIGHSQDGAVSQVKTLPSSPPHNVRKNQVSTDSITVVWDKPDMLGEGVSVMRYRVSYVKTADKDPDHVLLTETEGNVCLCTIEDLEPGTTYKVSVSALCGTAKDSAFSEPVMITSVSAVNERMENFRELIAQCEFLEKGDRSKEEPSLYKLRLSKGHGASSKYQTYYFGRRNEGKRHLVAMVVGATGAGKSTLINGMVNYMFNVEWNDNLRFKIIAEEGENEAGGQTQSQTQMITSYTINPTKWSHLDFRLTIIDTPGFGDTRGIAQDKAIVDQIRDFFADSSLHHVDHVNGIGFVAQASQVRLTPTQKYVFDSVLAIFGKDMEQNIMMLVTFADGQKPPVIDAIKAANIPCYNNMFQFNNSALFAKRTDVGQPSGGKSSNNVVGRNDNDVKEGNTDYLFWKMGVQSMRHFFFALRQIEAKSFSLSQEVLKERQRLEVAVEGLQIQIQMACNKLDELQEEQRILEQHEAEIEANKGFEYNVQVEKSRKIDITGEYITNCSRCHFTCHYPCAIANDKEKAGCAAMTIYGKCSVCPERCNWDVHFNQGYRFEFYVEEETRTYENLESRFNDATGKKLTVEQVVKNLEEELESVKERVYRLITDSHMSLKRLEEIALRPNPLSTLDYVDLLIETEQHEAKTGWRNRVKSLRDMRKKAEILSKIEQEDFDPFSR; encoded by the coding sequence ATGTTGGAGGTGCCCGCTCTCGGTAGACCAATGCAGCTTGGAATGCTCTACGACTGTCGTGATGATACGCTTATTCCTGGGCTCCGACTTTGGGACACGGAAGTATTGAATAACAACCGTGACGTCCGTAGCCAACAAAGGACCCACTTCGACGTCATTGCGTCAGACAACATCAATAACAAGGCGTCGGCCCTGAACATTGAGGCTTCTCTGAAAGCAAGCTTTTTGGGCGGTCTGGTTGAGGTGAGTGGTTCTGCTGAATACATCAACGACAAGAAGACGACTAGTCGACAGTCCCGCCTTGCACTTCAATACAAGACCACGACTAGATCTGAAGAGCTTACAATGGAAAATCTAAGAAAACACAATGTGCAGCATCCGTACATATTTGATCAAGGTACAGGTACGCATGTTGTAACAGGCATTTTGTACGGGACGCAAGCTTTCTTTGTATTCGACAGGTATCTGAAAAATGACGAGAGCGACCAGCATGTGCAAGGGCACGTAAATGCCATCATCAAGAAAATTCCCAGCTTCACCATGAAAGGCGAAGGTGACCTGAAACTCACTGAAAACGAGAAAGAAGAAGCTGACAAGCTGCAGTGCAAGTTCTATGGCGATTTTTCTCCTAAGATCAACCTAGCAAGTTTCGAGGAGGCTGTGGAGATCTCTACCAAGTTGCAGACAAGGCTTGGAGATAATGGAGAGTTCGCTGTTCCTCTGACGGTAGGGCTCTATCCGTTGTCGAAGTTAGACAGCAAGGCAGCAACACTGTTCAGAGAAATCAGTGTGAACATTATCGGACAAGTCCAGAATATTCTTGAGGGTTTCGATCAGTGGAAAATGAGATGTGACGATTTGGTCAAAAACAACGTCTGCACGGACTTTCCGAAGTTCACCGAAAAGCTTGACCTCTTCAGGAAGTTGTTACTCGAATTCAAACAAGGTTTCCAGCGAAAGATTGCTCGAACATTACCAAAAGTTCGTGGAGGTGAAGCAGAAGAACTAGTACTGATAGACATCATTTCTGATTGTGAGAAATCCCCTCTCCATTCGCGACTGGTAGAACACTGGTTGAAATGTAGAGAAAAGGAGATGATTATCGTAAAGACCTTCATGAAAAGTTTGAACTCCTTTACAATCATTCGCTCTTGGGAAGAAATGCAAGAACTGGTTTTCTCAGTCGAACACGTCGTGGCGTTTTCTTTCTCCTCATTGGGGCTAGAAGATGATTACCTCAAGGTCCTTTCACGGTTCATCAGTACACAAACAGAAGAGTCTTATACACAGCAGAAAGAATGGTTTGACACTGTGGCAacgacaaagaaaatgaaaatgaaagtcaAGCAGTTCAAGGATTTTGCCAGTGTAAACAGTTCCTCAGAGGAGACCACATTCGTCATAATGGGATTCGATGATGGCGAAGAATCGACAGCCGAAGGTGGCTCACTCTTTCACTACGAGTCTGGCGTCCTCATCACGAAAGATTTTGAACCTCCTGGTGTACCTAGAAAACCAGTACTCGAGACATGTCATGATTCTGCTATACTCAAATGGACCGCGCCAGAGACTGGGCTTGCATGCATCCAATCTTACCTAGTAAAGTACAGGGAGACGTCACCAACACAGGATCTTGAATGGCGTGAGTTCAATACGGATGATACGGCTACTCTTGCAACCATACCGGAATTAAAGCCAAACATCACATACGAGTTCTCGGTGGCAGCGATTTGTGAGATTGGGCATTCCCAGGATGGCGCAGTGAGTCAAGTCAAAACCCTACCTTCGAGCCCTCCACATAATGTGCGAAAGAACCAAGTTTCTACGGATAGCATCACGGTGGTGTGGGATAAGCCTGATATGCTAGGGGAAGGCGTTAGTGTGATGAGATACAGAGTGAGTTACGTCAAGACAGCTGACAAAGATCCAGATCACGTGCTGCTGACCGAAACAGaaggaaatgtttgtttgtgcacCATAGAAGACCTTGAACCTGGAACTACCTACAAAGTATCAGTCTCTGCTCTGTGCGGAACAGCAAAGGACAGCGCTTTTTCCGAACCCGTGATGATAACTTCAGTTTCTGCCGTAAATGAACGCATGGAAAACTTCAGAGAGCTGATAGCGCAGTGCGAGTTCCTGGAGAAAGGAGATCGTTCCAAAGAGGAACCATCTTTGTACAAGCTCCGCCTGTCTAAAGGCCATGGTGCAAGCAGTAAATACCAGACATACTACTTCGGTCGAAGGAATGAAGGAAAACGACACTTGGTTGCAATGGTCGTCGGAGCGACAGGTGCAGGAAAGAGCACTCTTATCAACGGCATGGTGAACTACATGTTTAACGTTGAATGGAATGACAACTTACGTTTCAAGATCATTGCTGAGGAGGGAGAAAACGAAGCTGGCGGCCAGACACAGAGCCAGACTCAGATGATAACCTCATACACCATTAATCCAACAAAGTGGTCACATCTCGATTTCAGACTGACGATAATTGACACACCAGGATTCGGTGACACGAGGGGTATCGCACAAGACAAAGCCATCGTAGACCAGATCCGTGACTTCTTCGCAGATTCATCTCTTCATCACGTGGACCACGTAAATGGCATTGGTTTTGTCGCTCAAGCGTCCCAAGTAAGGTTAACCCCCACTCAGAAGTATGTGTTTGACTCCGTCTTGGCAATCTTCGGCAAGGACATGGAACAAAACATTATGATGCTCGTAACATTTGCCGATGGACAGAAACCACCCGTTATAGACGCTATCAAAGCAGCGAACATCCCATGCTATAACAACATGTTCCAATTCAACAATTCTGCTCTGTTTGCTAAAAGAACTGATGTTGGTCAACCTTCTGGTGGCAAGAGTAGCAACAATGTCGTGGGAAGAAACGACAACGACGTGAAAGAAGGAAACACAGATTACCTGTTCTGGAAGATGGGGGTCCAGAGCATGCGACATTTCTTCTTTGCCTTGCGTCAGATAGAGGCAAAAAGTTTTTCGCTCTCACAAGAAGTCCTAAAGGAACGCCAGCGCTTGGAAGTAGCAGTGGAAGGTCTACAGATTCAGATCCAGATGGCATGTAACAAGCTTGATGAATTGCAAGAGGAGCAGAGGATCCTGGAGCAGCATGAGGCGGAAATTGAAGCGAATAAAGGGTTTGAATACAATGTTCAAGTTGAGAAGAGTCGGAAGATCGATATCACGGGAGAGTACATCACCAACTGTTCCCGTTGCCACTTTACATGCCATTATCCATGTGCTATCGCAAATGACAAGGAGAAAGCGGGCTGCGCAGCCATGACAATATATGGAAAATGTAGCGTTTGTCCGGAAAGATGTAATTGGGATGTTCACTTTAATCAGGGCTACAGATTTGAGTTTTACGTTGAGGAGGAGACTCGGACTTATGAGAATCTTGAAAGTCGTTTCAACGACGCAACTGGAAAGAAGCTAACTGTAGAACAAGTTGTCAAGAATCTTGAAGAAGAACTCGAGAGCGTAAAGGAACGCGTGTATCGACTAATCACTGATTCACACATGAGCCTCAAACGTCTGGAAGAAATTGCGTTGAGACCAAATCCTCTCAGTACTCTCGACTACGTGGATCTCTTGATTGAGACGGAGCAACATGAAGCAAAAACAGGATGGAGAAATCGTGTCAAGTCTCTTCGTGATATGCGCAAAAAGGCAGAAATCCTGTCAAAAATTGAGCAAGAGGATTTCGATCCCTTTTCGCGgtaa
- the LOC140226698 gene encoding putative nuclease HARBI1 translates to MAAILQAIQAQAALRRERIFRDRLHPLDAYDDHQLRKLYRFSRAGCIAIINRLAPRIQYPTNRNMALPPSLQVFVSLRYFASGSLLDDTSFVHGIHTSTACRTIQRVAHALFDMRNEVIKFPESPEEVRAANTSFHEIAGMPNIVGAIDGTHVNLYGAPLGNDEYIYINRKGQHSLNVQLICSANYMITNVVARWPGSTHDCRILKRSAIGQRFERRELSGILVGDSGYKLEPWLLTPVRVPQNEADQAYNRAHCKTRVLIEQVNGQVKSKFRCLNGQGIPMAPERASKVIIACCVLHNLSKQMNEPQDNYEIEEADQPAVHDQELNNPAGLAHDKTSSKIISQV, encoded by the exons atggctgcaattCTGCAGGCAATACAGGCCCAGGCAGCTCtgagaagagaaagaatattCAGAGATCGCCTGCATCCCTTAGATGCATACGATGACCATCaattgagaaaattatacagattCTCTAGAGCTGGGTGCATTGCCATCATCAACAGGCTTGCCCCAAGAATTCAATATCCAACTAACCGCAATATGGCTCTACCACCTAGCCTCCAAGTGTTTGTGTCACTGCGATATTTTGCCAGTGGCAGCCTCCTTGACGACACCAGTTTCGTTCATGGGATACACACATCGACTGCATGCAGAACCATTCAGAGAGTTGCACACGCACTCTTTGATATGAGGAATGAG GTGATCAAGTTCCCAGAGTCCCCAGAAGAAGTACGTGCAGCCAACACATCGTTTCATGAGATTGCAGGAATGCCGAACATCGTGGGTGCCATAGATGGCACCCATGTAAACCTTTATGGAGCACCTCTGGGAAACGATGAATACAtttacatcaatagaaaaggtCAACATTCCTTGAATGTTCAGCTGATCTGCAGTGCCAATTACATGATCACCAATGTGGTAGCCAGGTGGCCCGGCAGTACCCATGACTGCAGAATTTTGAAG AGAAGTGCCATTGGCCAAAGATTTGAGAGAAGGGAGCTGAGTGGCATACTTGTCGGGGACTCTGGGTACAAACTGGAGCCATGGCTTCTCACGCCTGTAAGAGTGCCACAAAATGAAGCAGATCAAGCATACAACAG GGCTCACTGCAAAACGAGAGTACTCATAGAGCAAGTCAACGGACAAGTCAAGAGTAAGTTTAGATGCCTCAATGGACAGGGTATCCCAATGGCCCCGGAGAGAGCGAGCAAGGTCATCATCGCATGTTGTGTTTTACACAACCTGTCCAAACAGATGAATGAGCCTCAAGACAATTATGAGATTGAAGAAGCTGACCAGCCAGCAGTGCACGATCAAGAGCTGAACAACCCAGCTGGACTTGCTCACGACAAAACATCATCCAAAATTATTTCACAGGTGTGA